In Candidatus Methylomirabilota bacterium, the sequence AGTCCTTGGACTGGCCCTGGATCACGATGGCGTCGTAACCGCAGTACTTGAGGTTGGTGCCGAAGAAGCCGTTGGCCTGAGTCGAGGTGGGCCCGTTCGTCATGGCTCCGATGGTCACGACGGTGAGGCCGCCCGTCCCCCACACCGGCAGCCCGGCCAGCGGGCCCGTGGCCAGGACGAGGCGATTGTCGGGATGGTCCCACGACACGTTGCCCTTGCCGCCTCTGGTGCCGGTTTCCCGGTAGAGGATCAGCGCGCCCAGGCCGGCGCCGCCCAGCCAGTCGCGCATCTCCTGAGGACTCCAGGGCTCGGCCCAGCACTTCTTCTTGGTCAGATCGACCCGGAGGAGCTGGCCGGCGTAGGCGCCGGGCAGGCGGGTCGTGGATGCTGCCGTCTTGCTCCGTGGTGCCGCGCTCGTCGTCATCGGGGTCACACCGCCACCGGGGTGGTGCCGGGCGCCCTGGACGGGCGTCCAAGCACGGTTTCGTCGAGCAGCCGTCGCGTCGTCCCGGACGCGATGTAGGCCGACTTGATGTCGAAGGGGTTACGCCGGAGCGCGTCCTTGAAGTGGCCGAGCGCCGTCTGAGTCTGCACCAGGCCCTTGAGCATGCCCACGTCGTTCGTGGTCCAGATGTCGCGGGACGGCCCCAGGATGATGGCGCCCACGAGGTGATCGCCACGCCACAGCAGCTTGCGGTAGGCCGGCCGGTCCGGCCTGAGCCCGACCATCGCCTCGGCGCCCTCGTCGTCCCAGGCACCGAAGGACGCGATGTCGAGGTGGCAGACCTCGACGATGTTCATGAGCAGGCTGCCCGGGTAGCGGACGTCCTTGCCCGCCATGTTGGCGCCGGCCACGCGCCCGTGCTCCTGCGCCGTCGGCTCGATGGCGTGCAGCGCCGGCGCCCCGGACACGCGATCGGGTCCCTCGGCCACGTCGCCGGCGGCGTAGACATTGGGCACGCTGGCCCGGAGATGGTCATCGACCAGGATGCCCTGCTCGATCTTGATGCCGGAATCCTTGAGCCAGTCGAGGTTCGTCCGGATCCCCGTGGCCATGATCACGACGTCGGCCTGGATGTCGGGGCCCCTGGCGAAGCGCAGCCGCTTGCGGCCCTTCGCCTCCTCGATCCGCGTCAACGTGGCGCCGGCGCGGACGGTGACGCCGTGCCGGCGCAGCCAGCCCTCCACGAGCTCGGCGCCCTTGGCGTCGACCATGCGAGGCAGGATGCGCGGGGCGATCTCCACGATCGTCAGTGTGGCGCCCAGGGCCAGGATGGAGTTGAGGATGGTGAAGGCGATGAATCCGGCTCCCACCATGACCACGTGGCTGCCCGGCCGGATGTCGGCGATCAGGGCCCGGCACTGGTCCAGCGTCCAGAACGAGTGGACGCCGGGCAGGTCGGCGCCCGGCACCGGGGCCTTCACCGGCGACGAGCCCGTGGCGATCAGGCAGTCGTCATACTCCACGCTGGTGCCGTCGTCCAGGGTGCACGCGTTGGCCGCCGTGCCGAGCTTGACGGCGCGCCGGCCCAGGTGCGTCTTCACGCCCCACTGGGCCAGCACGGCCGCGGCCGCCGTGAAGACATGGGACTCGGCGATGGAGCGGTCCAGATAGTACGGGAGCACCATGCGGGAGTAGGGCTTCTCGACGCTGACCAGCGTGATCTCCGAGCGCTCGCGTTCTTCCTCGCGGATCGTTCGCATCGCGTTCATGCCGGCCGTGCCGCCGCCGATGATCAGATGACGCGCCGGCATCAGCGCGCCTCCGCCAGGACGCGGCCCATCCGCTCGGCGGCGAAGTCGCCGAGCCAGTCGGCCGTGGGCACGTCCTCGTAGAGGATGGCCGCGGTGGGGCAGGCGTGGACGCAGGCGGGGTCGCCGCCGCAGAGGTTGCACTTGAAGGCTTTCCGGGTGCCGGGGTCGTAGAACATGGTGCCGTAGGGGCAGGCGATCGTGCACAGCTTGCATCCAACGCAGAGGTCGTCCACGACGTCCTTCGCCCCGGCGGCGTTGATCGTGATGGCGCCGACCGGACACGCCGTCATGCACCAGCCCTCGGCGCACTGCGTGCAAGTGTACGGCGCGTAGGAGGTGTGGCGTTCGAACGGGGACACGCGGATGACCGACTTGGCCGGCTGGTACGTCCCGGTTTGCATGTACGAGCACGCCAGTTCGCAGCGGAGGCAGCCGGTGCAGCGCTCCGGGATGATTCGAAGGACGCTCATCGCTTCTTTCGGGCCTTCCCCTTGCCGCCGCCCTCCAGCCGCTCGATGAACTCGTCGAGGGGGATGGCGGCCATCGTCATGCCGGCGGCCCCGCCCCGCGCGCCCACTTCGACGGACACACGCGAGATGGTGGCGTTGTCCGCCGCCTCGATGACGGTGACGAAATCGTAGGGGCCGAGGACGGCGTACTGGGCCAGCACCCGCGCGCCCATACGCTCGACGTCGGCGTTGACCTTGCGAATCCAGCCGGGACGCTCCCGCACGACCTTGCGGCCCGACTCCGAGAGCGTGCTCAGCATGATGTAGAGGCTCACGGCTGGATCTCCTTTCGCAGCGGCCGGTAGTATAACACCGTCCCCTCCGATCACACGGGCGCGTCTTGGCTCGAGGCGCGCAGGAAGTCGTAGACCGACGAAAAGTCCTTGCGCCCGTAGCCGTGGGAGGAGGCCAGCCGCAGCAGCAGCTGGGCGGCCGGCGCCACGGCCACCGGCACCCGCAGCTCGCGGGCGGCGTTGACGGCCAGGCCCAGGTCCTTGGCCATGAGATCCGTCATGAATCCCGGAGCGTAATCGCGGTTGGCCGCCGCCTGCTCCACCATGCCTGGCACGGGATGGCCGTGCTCCATCACCCAGGTGTTCCCCGACGACCTGGCGATGACCTGGGTCAGGATGCGCGGATCGACGCCGAACCCTTCCGCGATGCGGAACGCCTCGCTCACCGCCACCATGGCCACGCCGGCGATGAGATTGTTGCAGAGCTTGGCCACCTCGCCGGAGCCCACCGCGCCGACGTGGATGATCGTGCTGCCCATGGCGGCCAGGGCCGGGCGGGCCTCCTCGAGATCCATGGGATCGCCACCGACCATGATGGTCAGCGTGCCGGCCACCGCCCGCGGGACCGCGCCCGAGACCGGCGCATCGAGGAACCGCACGCCGGCCGAGCGCAGCCGGACGGCCACCCGGCGGGACACCGCGGGATCGATCGTCGACATGTCCACGCAGAGCCGGCCGCGCGCCACGCCCTCGAGCACGCCGGCGGGACCCAGGTAGGCCGCCTCCACGTGCGAGGACGACGGCAGCATCGTCACGACGAGCTGTCCCTGCTTGGCCGCTTCGGCCGCCGAGCCCGCCGCGGTGGCGCCCAGCGCGACGGCGGCTTGCAGCGCCGCGGGCGCCACGTCGTAGGCGGTGACCGAGAAGCCGCGGGCCAGCAGGTTCTTGACCATCGGCTGCCCCATGGTGCCGGTCCCGATGAAGCCGATCTTCATGACGGCCTCCTTTTGTAGCGGGGTCCGCGAGCCCGGTTCGACGCGTGGGTGGCCTGCCCGAGGTGCGTGTGGCTCCGTCTCGTCGTGTCAGCCGTTCGCGTCACTCTGCCCCCCTGTTATGGCTTCAGGACCATCTGGGTCTGGATCGTGATTGACAGCAAGCGCCCGGCTCCGTCCGTGACGCGCGTCTGCCACACCATCGTGGTGCGGCCCCGGTGCAGCGGCGTGCTCTCCGCCCGCACCACGCCGTGTTGCCCGGCGGCGAAGAAGTTGGTCTTGGACTCCAGGGTCGCCGTCGACGCCCCCGGCGGCAGATTGAGCATGGTGGCGGTGGCCCCCGCGACATCGGCGAGGGTCATCAGGGTGCCCCCGTGCAGCCGCCCGCCCACCGTGCGCAGCTCGTCGCGGATGGCGAGCTCGGCCACCACCCGGTCGGGCAGCGCTTCCACGAAGCGGATTCCGAGCAGCTCGCTCAGCGTGCCCCGGTGCCGTTCGTCGAGCGCCGTCGGATCGATCGTCACGGTTCCCTCCTCACCGGAACCCCGGCCTGTAATGCTCCGGTGCTCGCCGGCGTCGTGCCGAGCCACTGCTCATCGGCGTCGCCCGTATGGTCATCGTCGGCGCGCTGCTCCTGCTCGCCGCCCGCACCTTGAATTGGACGAGTTGGACTCGCCCGTGTCACACCTCGCGCGAAATGGGGGGGTCTGGAGGGGGCGCGTCTCGTGCCTCCTCCAGGCTAAGAATCAGGTCTGAAGGGGGCCTCTGCCCCCTCTGGCTCGATCGGTCGCGAGACGGCCCGGCTGAAGCAGCAGTTGGGGACCACGCTGGAGTGCTTGCCCGGCCCGCCGGCGACCACCACCAGCACGTCCTCCGGCCCGGGGACACGCGGCGGCCGGACATCGTCGTCGCGGAGAGCCATCATCCACGGGGGCCAGTCCTGGGCCCCCCACATGCCCCCGAGCTTCAGCGTCTTGAGTGGCAGCCGCGCGTGCTCGTACACGAAACGCTGGACGTCGGCTCGTCCCAGGCCCTCGGCGGCGATGGTCTGCGCGTGCTCGGGACCCAGGACGACGAGCAGCTGGCTCTGGGCCAGGTACCAGCCCACGTTGGAACCCAGCGTGACGGCGGTGTGGGCGACGGTGGCCAGGATGCCCGCCGCCGTCGTCGACACGTGGTCGTTGATGTTGTGGGGAGCCTCACCACCATACACCGTGACGACGTCGCCGGCGGCCAACGGTTCCCACGGCGAGGCAGCCTCGTTCTCGGCGATGCAGTAACTGAACTTGGCGGGACTGCCCTGGGTCGCCATGTCGTGACGACCCGGCCAGGCGCCACCGACGTTCATGAGGATCAGGCGGATGGCCCGTCCGATCGTCGCGTTGGCCCGAAAGCCCGGCCCGAAGCAACCGCTGCCGGCGTGCAGGCCGATCTCGCGCGCGTAGGGTCCGTTGACCACGAGCAGGGGCGCCACCGGATGCGTGGTGGCCTGCACGCCGTAGAGATTGAAGGCCGGATCCAGCATGGCCTCCACGGCGGCCACGATGACGGGCAGGTGCTCGGGCCGGCACCCGGCCATCACCGCGTTGACGGCGAGCGCCTGCAGGGTGGCTTCATGCCAGAGCGGCGGCATGGGACCCAATGAGCGGTCGGCGGGAGCGCCGCCCAGCATGGCCCGCACGCGGTCCTCGGTGGGAGGCACGATAGGCAGCCCATCGCACCAGCCCCGCTCGACGAACGCCTCCAGCAGCGCCTCGGGCGTGTCGTCGACGTCGAGCGTGGCCGCCGACGGCGCCATCAGCGCTCACCGAGCAGGCTGAGCAGCTGCTCCACGGCCTGCTGAGCGCGGCGGACGATGGCCTCGGGCCGTTCGCCGCCCAGCGGGTGCTCCACGACCAGCAGGGGCAGGCCGGCCACGCCCCGGGCGGCGAGCTGGCGGACGGCGACCTCCTGAAACGCGGTGGTGGCGATCAGCGCGGACGCGGTTCCGGCCCTGGCCAGCTCGAGGGCGTCGTGGAGACTCCACGACGTGCAGGACCCTCAGTCCGCGGAGCCGGCGAAGACGACATCGCAGGCTTTGGCCAGCTCGACCACCAGCTCCGCGGGCGCCGGCGACGAGCAGTTCGCCTTGCGCCGGTGGACGACGGCCTTGACGCCGTGCCGCTCGCGCAGGAGGCGACCGAGCTCCGTGACCAGGCGGTCGAAGTTCGGCTTGGTGTTGTCGAGAAAGCCCACGGTGAGGTTGCCGAAGTCGCCGGGCAGCGGAGGCACGCTCACCCGTTCGCTCGCTTCGACCCCCACTGGACTCAACACCCGGATGCGTGGCATGGGCACCTCCTGGCGTCCTGATGAGCGCAACGCGTCATTGTACTCCGCGGCGAGGCAGCCCGGTGGAGCGCGCCAGCAGCCGTCCCAGCGTGACGTGCAGCTCCGTGAGGATGGAGCGCTTGACCCGGACAGTGACGGCTTCCACCGGCTCGGCGCTGCCCACGCGATGGATCACCAGGGTCCCCGTGAACTCGTCGGCCCGCTCGTCCACCGCGGCCAGGCCCCGCAGCGTGAGGACTTCCCACGTCTCGCTCATGAGCGGTATGGTACCCCACGTGACGTCAGGCGGATCGCGATGACGGTCGTCGCTCTCGACGTCGGCACCTCGTCCGTGCGCGCCAGCGTGTACGACGAGACGGGACAGGTGGTGGGCGGGCGCGTGCATCGGGTCACGCTGGCGCCGACGCTGACGCCCGACGGCGGGGTCGAGCACGATCCCCGGCGCCTGCTGAGCGCGGTCATCGCCTGTCTGGACGCGGTGGTGGCGGGGCCGCGGGCGCCCGACGTCGCCGCCGTCGGGATCGCCACCTTCTGGCACGGCCTCCTCGGCTTCGACGCGACCGGCCGTCCGCTCACTCCCATCTACATGTGGGCCGACACCCGCAGCGCCCCCGACGCGTCGCTCCTGCGCCAGGCCCTGGACGAGACGGCGCTCCACGCGCGGACGGGGTGCCACCTGCATGCCTCCTACTGGCCGGCCAAGCTGCGCTGGCTGACCCGCGAGCGCGCCGCCGAAGTCCTGCGCGTCGTCCGCTGGGGATCGTTCGGCGAGTACCTCGACCTGAGCCTCTTCGGCGCGGCCGCCACCAGCATCTCGATGGCCTCGGGCACCGGGCTGTTCGATCTGGAGGGATTGCGCTGGGACGTCGAGGCCCTGGCGGCGGCCGGCCTGGAGCCGGACCGGCTGTTCCCGCTCTGCGATCGCCGGGACGGCCGCCGGGGGCTGCTCCCCGAGTGGTCACGTCGCTGGCCGGGCCTGCGGGGCGCCGCCTGGTTCCCGGCGGTGGGCGACGGCGCCGCCAGCAATATCGGCTCAGGCTGCGTCGAGCCCAGCCGCATGACCCTCAACCTCGGCACCTCGGCCGCGCTCCGGGTGACCACGAGGGCGACGGCGACGGCACCCCCGGGCCTCTGGCGCTATCGCCTGGACCGGCGCCTGGGCATGGTGGGGGGCGCCCTGTCGGAGGGCGGCAACGTGTACGAGTGGTGCCGCGAGGTGCTCCGGCTGCCGGACGACGCCGAGACCGAGCGCGCCCTCGCCGCCGGCCAGCCCGATCGCCACGGCCTCACCGTGTTGCCGCTGCTCGCCGGCGAGCGCGCACCAGGGTGGCGCGACGATCGGCGCGCGACCGTGGCCGGGCTCGGGCGCGAAACGACCGCGTTGCAGATCCTGCGCGCGTGGCTGGAGGCCGTGGCGCTGCGGCTGTCGCTCGTATACGGGCTGCTGCGCCCGCACGCCGCCGAACCGCATGTGATCGTCGCCTCGGGCGGGGCGCTGGCGCGCTCGCCCGCGTGGACCCAGATCATCGCCGATGCTCTGGGCCACCCCGTCCTGGTCGCCCGCGATCACGAGATGACGAGCCGGGGCGCCGCCCTCCTCGCGCTGGAGGCCCTGGGCCGCCTGTCCGATTTGGACGGTCTGGCCGTCCCGCCGGGCGAGACGTTCCACCCGGACGCGGCCCGCCACGCCCGCCTGCGCCGGGCGCTCGAGCGCCAGCGCCGGCTCGACGCCACGCTGGGCTGATCGCCGGAGAGGCCCGCGGTATCATCGGGGCATGGAAGCCGCCTCCGAGGTCGTGGTGGTCGCCGATGCGGCCGAGCTCGCCGACCGGGCCGCCCAGAGCATCGTCGACAGCGCCCTCGAGGCCGTGGCCGCCCGCGGCCGCTTCATGCTGGTGCTGGCCGGCGGCGACACCCCGCGCCGAACCTACGCGCGGCTGGCCGCAGCGCCCCGGCGCGACGCGATGCCCTGGGCCAGCACGTTCGTCTTCTTCGGGGACGAGCGCTGCGTGCCGCTCGACCACGCCGATTCCAACTACCGGATGGCCCGGGAGACCCTGCTCGATCAGGTGCCGCTGCCCTCGGAGCAGGTCTTCGCCATGCCCGGCGACGCCCCGGATCCGGACGCCGGGGCCGTGGCGTACGCGCGCACGCTGGCCCGGGTCCTCGGCCTTCGTCGCGGCGAGGTGCCCCGATTCGATCTGGTCCTGCTGGGCATGGGGCTGGACGGCCACACCGCCTCGCTGTTTCCCGGGTCGCCCGTGCTCAAAGAGATCTTCCGGCCCGTCGCTGCGGTCCACGCGACGGCCGCCGCCATCCCGCAGCGCATCACGCTGACCCTGCCCGTGCTCAACGCGGCTACCAACGTCCTGTTCCTGGTGTCGGGCCCGGAGAAGGCCAAGGCCGTGAGGGCCGTGCTGGACGAGCGGGCCCTGCTGCCCGCGGGCATGGTCCAGCCCGAGAAGGGCCGCCTGGTGTGGATGCTCGACCACGCCGCCGCCTCCCAGCTCCGGCGCTAGAGCCGTGCGGATCGCCATCGGCGGTGACCATCGCGGGTTCGTCTACAAGAACCAGGTCAAGGCTGCGCTGGCCGCGGACGGCCACGCGGTGATCGATTGCGGCACCGACTCCACCGCCCCGGCCGACTATCCCGACTTCGCCCGCGCCGTCGGCAGCGCGGTCCGTGACGGGAACGCCGACCTGGGCGTGCTGATCTGCGGCAGCGGCGCCGGCGTCTCCGTCGCGGCCAACAAGATCCGCGGCGTGCGGGCCGCGCTGTGCCACGACCTCT encodes:
- a CDS encoding FAD-dependent oxidoreductase, translating into MPARHLIIGGGTAGMNAMRTIREEERERSEITLVSVEKPYSRMVLPYYLDRSIAESHVFTAAAAVLAQWGVKTHLGRRAVKLGTAANACTLDDGTSVEYDDCLIATGSSPVKAPVPGADLPGVHSFWTLDQCRALIADIRPGSHVVMVGAGFIAFTILNSILALGATLTIVEIAPRILPRMVDAKGAELVEGWLRRHGVTVRAGATLTRIEEAKGRKRLRFARGPDIQADVVIMATGIRTNLDWLKDSGIKIEQGILVDDHLRASVPNVYAAGDVAEGPDRVSGAPALHAIEPTAQEHGRVAGANMAGKDVRYPGSLLMNIVEVCHLDIASFGAWDDEGAEAMVGLRPDRPAYRKLLWRGDHLVGAIILGPSRDIWTTNDVGMLKGLVQTQTALGHFKDALRRNPFDIKSAYIASGTTRRLLDETVLGRPSRAPGTTPVAV
- a CDS encoding 4Fe-4S dicluster domain-containing protein, encoding MSVLRIIPERCTGCLRCELACSYMQTGTYQPAKSVIRVSPFERHTSYAPYTCTQCAEGWCMTACPVGAITINAAGAKDVVDDLCVGCKLCTIACPYGTMFYDPGTRKAFKCNLCGGDPACVHACPTAAILYEDVPTADWLGDFAAERMGRVLAEAR
- a CDS encoding GYD domain-containing protein, which codes for MSLYIMLSTLSESGRKVVRERPGWIRKVNADVERMGARVLAQYAVLGPYDFVTVIEAADNATISRVSVEVGARGGAAGMTMAAIPLDEFIERLEGGGKGKARKKR
- the mmsB gene encoding 3-hydroxyisobutyrate dehydrogenase; translated protein: MKIGFIGTGTMGQPMVKNLLARGFSVTAYDVAPAALQAAVALGATAAGSAAEAAKQGQLVVTMLPSSSHVEAAYLGPAGVLEGVARGRLCVDMSTIDPAVSRRVAVRLRSAGVRFLDAPVSGAVPRAVAGTLTIMVGGDPMDLEEARPALAAMGSTIIHVGAVGSGEVAKLCNNLIAGVAMVAVSEAFRIAEGFGVDPRILTQVIARSSGNTWVMEHGHPVPGMVEQAAANRDYAPGFMTDLMAKDLGLAVNAARELRVPVAVAPAAQLLLRLASSHGYGRKDFSSVYDFLRASSQDAPV
- a CDS encoding PaaI family thioesterase; translation: MTIDPTALDERHRGTLSELLGIRFVEALPDRVVAELAIRDELRTVGGRLHGGTLMTLADVAGATATMLNLPPGASTATLESKTNFFAAGQHGVVRAESTPLHRGRTTMVWQTRVTDGAGRLLSITIQTQMVLKP
- a CDS encoding gluconokinase, producing MTVVALDVGTSSVRASVYDETGQVVGGRVHRVTLAPTLTPDGGVEHDPRRLLSAVIACLDAVVAGPRAPDVAAVGIATFWHGLLGFDATGRPLTPIYMWADTRSAPDASLLRQALDETALHARTGCHLHASYWPAKLRWLTRERAAEVLRVVRWGSFGEYLDLSLFGAAATSISMASGTGLFDLEGLRWDVEALAAAGLEPDRLFPLCDRRDGRRGLLPEWSRRWPGLRGAAWFPAVGDGAASNIGSGCVEPSRMTLNLGTSAALRVTTRATATAPPGLWRYRLDRRLGMVGGALSEGGNVYEWCREVLRLPDDAETERALAAGQPDRHGLTVLPLLAGERAPGWRDDRRATVAGLGRETTALQILRAWLEAVALRLSLVYGLLRPHAAEPHVIVASGGALARSPAWTQIIADALGHPVLVARDHEMTSRGAALLALEALGRLSDLDGLAVPPGETFHPDAARHARLRRALERQRRLDATLG
- the pgl gene encoding 6-phosphogluconolactonase, which codes for MEAASEVVVVADAAELADRAAQSIVDSALEAVAARGRFMLVLAGGDTPRRTYARLAAAPRRDAMPWASTFVFFGDERCVPLDHADSNYRMARETLLDQVPLPSEQVFAMPGDAPDPDAGAVAYARTLARVLGLRRGEVPRFDLVLLGMGLDGHTASLFPGSPVLKEIFRPVAAVHATAAAIPQRITLTLPVLNAATNVLFLVSGPEKAKAVRAVLDERALLPAGMVQPEKGRLVWMLDHAAASQLRR
- the rpiB gene encoding ribose 5-phosphate isomerase B, which translates into the protein MRIAIGGDHRGFVYKNQVKAALAADGHAVIDCGTDSTAPADYPDFARAVGSAVRDGNADLGVLICGSGAGVSVAANKIRGVRAALCHDLFTARQSREDDDANVICMGARVVSEEQAVELTRTFVSARFSGAERHVRRLAKVLALEAAMAGSTASPPRPGPRAP